The genomic stretch GATTTAAAGTTGGAGATGGAATAGAAAAGAAAGAAGAAGATTTCGCTGCAGAAGTTGCTGCTCAAATCAATGGATAGTTATTTATGAGGATGCAACTTTGCATCCTCTATTTTTTTTAAAATAAAATATTAGAGGAGGAAATATGGAAAGCCCTTTTTACAAGAAAATCTTATTGAAACTAAGTGGAGAAGCCTTGATGGGAGATCAAGAGTTTGGAATCTCATCTGATGTTATCACTTCTTATGCAAAACAAATTAAAGAAATTGTTGACCTTGGAGTTGAAGTTTCTATTGTTATTGGAGGTGGAAATATATTCAGAGGTATTTCTGGTGCTGCACAAGGGGTAGATAGAGTTACAGGAGATCATATGGGGATGCTTGCTACTGTTATAAACTCTTTGGCACTACAAAATTCAATTGAAAAACTAGGAGTTCCTACTAGAGTACAAACTGCCATTGAAATGCCAAAAGTGGCAGAACCTTTTATAAAGAGAAGAGCCCAAAGACATCTTGAAAAAGGTAGAGTAGTTATCTTTGGAGCTGGAACTGGGAATACATATTTCACAACAGATACAGCAGCAGCTTTAAGAGCTATTGAAATGGAAACTGATGTTGTTATAAAAGCTACAAAAGTTGATGGAATATATGATAAAGATCCTGTAAAATATCCTGATGCTAAAAAATACCAAACAGTTACATATAATGAAGTTTTAGCAAAAGATTTAAAAGTTATGATGCCACTGCTATTTCACTTTGTAGAGAAAATAAATTACCTATAATTGTATTTAATTCTTTAGATGAAGGTAACTTAAAGAAAGTAGTTATGGGTGAAAATATTGGAACTACTGTTGTAGCAGATTAATTATATTAATTTGAAATTTAAGGAGGAATTATGAGTATAGCTAGTGACAAACTTGTTAAAGAATGTGAAGAGAAAATGTTAAAAACTATTGAAGCAGTAAAAGAAAAATTTACAGCTATTAGAGCAGGAAGAGCTAATGTATCTATGCTTGATGGAGTTAAAGTAGAAAATTATGGAAGTGAAGTTCCTTTAAATCAAATAGGTACTGTTTCTGCACCAGAAGCAAGACTTTTAGTTATTGATCCTTGGGACAAATCTTTAATTGCTAAGATTGAAAAAGCCTTACTTGCTGCTAATTTAGGAATGACTCCTAATAATGACGGTAGAGTTATAAGACTTGTTTTACCTGAACTTACTGCTGATAGAAGAAAAGAATATGTAAAACTTGCTAAAAATGAAGCTGAAAATGGTAAAATTGCTCTTAGAAATATCAGAAAAGATATTAACAATCATCTAAAGAAATTAGAAAAAGATAAAGAAAATCCTATTTCTGAAGATGAATTAAAGAAAGAAGAAGCAACAGTTCAAACTTTAACTGATAAATATGTTAAAGAAATTGATGATTTATTCTCTAAAAAAGAAAAAGAAATTACTACAATCTAGTAAATAGTACAAAAAAAGATAGGTTATAACCTATCTTTTTTTATTTATATAATAATTATTAAATAAATCCTTTGTAATCTCTCATAACTAAATGAGCATCTATTTGTTGTATAGTATCTAATGCAACACCAACAACAATTATTATTCCTGTCCCTCCAAAATAAACTGGAAGCCCCATAGATGTAAATATTACATATGGTAGTATTGAAATTATAGCTAAGAAAAATCCTCCACCCCATGTAATTCTTGAAGCAACACCTTCAAGATATTCCACAGTTTCTTCTCCTGGTCTAATTCCAGGTATAGTTCCTCCACCTTGTCTTAAGTTTTCAGCAACCTTTTCAGGATCGAAAACTAATGCTGTGTAGAAGAATGAGAAGAACATTATTACTAAAGCATACATTATCATATAAACTGGATGATTTTGTCCAAATATTATAGATAAAGTTGTCTTAATAGATAATGTAGAAGGTAGTGCATTTACTATAACTCCTGGTATTAACATAAATACTGAGGCAAAGATTACAGGCATTACTCCTGCCGTATTAAGTCTCAATGGTATATATGATTTTTCTCCTATTCCACCTTTTGAAGTAAATCCTTTTCCAACATAATGAATAGGGATTTTTCTTTGACCAAGTTGAAATAATACTATCCCAGCTATTGTAACTGTACCAAGAAATGCTACTAATACCAATAAAGGTATTAAGAATTT from Fusobacterium hwasookii encodes the following:
- the frr gene encoding ribosome recycling factor; the protein is MSIASDKLVKECEEKMLKTIEAVKEKFTAIRAGRANVSMLDGVKVENYGSEVPLNQIGTVSAPEARLLVIDPWDKSLIAKIEKALLAANLGMTPNNDGRVIRLVLPELTADRRKEYVKLAKNEAENGKIALRNIRKDINNHLKKLEKDKENPISEDELKKEEATVQTLTDKYVKEIDDLFSKKEKEITTI
- the secY gene encoding preprotein translocase subunit SecY, with product MTLMEKFNSRLSSIVKIPELRERIIFTLLMFLVARVGTLIPAPGVDVDRLSSMASQSDVLSYINMFSGGAFTRISIFSLGIIPYINASIVVSLLVSIIPQLEEIQKEGESGRNRITQWTRYLTIALAIIQGAGVCLWLQSVGLIYNPGLSFFVRTITTLTAGTVFLMWVGEQISIKGIGNGVSLIIFLNVISRAPSSVIQTIQTMQGNKFLIPLLVLVAFLGTVTIAGIVLFQLGQRKIPIHYVGKGFTSKGGIGEKSYIPLRLNTAGVMPVIFASVFMLIPGVIVNALPSTLSIKTTLSIIFGQNHPVYMIMYALVIMFFSFFYTALVFDPEKVAENLRQGGGTIPGIRPGEETVEYLEGVASRITWGGGFFLAIISILPYVIFTSMGLPVYFGGTGIIIVVGVALDTIQQIDAHLVMRDYKGFI